Genomic DNA from Blattabacterium sp. (Blaberus giganteus):
TAATAATATTATCATATCTACCGATCCAAGTAAATGTATTTTCAGATATCATATGAACAACATCATTTGTTTGCACAAATGAATTCATACTGCATGAAGAAAAAATACCTAAACAATTTCTATTATCAACACTCAAAGATACATCTTGAAATGATTTATAAAAAGTAGATTTATTTGATCCATTAATCTTTTTTATGGCTATATGACCTGAAGTTTCTGTCATTCCATAAGTGGAATAACAAATGGTTGAAATATTTTGCAATTTTTCTTCTAAAATATTTGATATTGAATATCCTCCTATTAAAACAATTTTAATATTTTTTAAGTATTTTAAACTAAAATAAACTTGCATGGGAACCATTGATGTAATGTCAAAATGTTCCTTAATGTTTTTTAAAGGATTAGATGATGGAGGAACACAATATATCTTCCACTTAAAAATAATAGCACGTACTAAAAACATTTTAGCAGCTATAAAATCTGGAGATAAACATAATAATCCTCTAATTTCTTTTTTTTTCAGTTTTAAAAATTCTACAGTTTTTATAGCTCTTTCATACATATGTTCTTTACGTAAAGAAATGACTTTAGAAACTCCTGTTGTTCCAGAAGTTAAAGACAATATAGGTTTGTTTTCATACCAATTTTTTAAAAATGAAAAAATAGCTTTTTTCCAATCTTTATTTTGTTCTTTGAAATCTTGATCTTTTAAAAAATTAGTTTTTTTAGAAGAAAAATCTATCCACATTTTTATTAATTATTAATTTAATAATGTTTCTATTCTCCATTTCGTAAATGGATTAAACCAAATAAAACCCTTTTTAATTTCTAAAGAGGAAATCCAATTGTTTATGTATAAAATTCCAGTATTTAATCCATGTGCATTAAAAAAATTTTTATGACTATATTTATTTTGCATCATAAAAGTCCACTGAGCTATCGCATTAATTCCGATATTACTTTCTAAAGAAGAACTAATGTACCATTTTATTTTTCTTTTTTCAGCTTCTAATATCCATTCTTCAGATCCATAAAATCCATTATTTATACTAGGTTTCAATACTATATATTGGGGTGAAATTATATCCAATAATCTTTTTTTTTTTTTTAATATATTTACATTTTCTAGTTCTTCGTCTAATGCTATAGGCAATTTTGATTTTTCACATATTTCTGACATATATTTCCAATTTCCAGGTAATATAGGTTGTTCTATAAAATCAATTATATCCAAATCATAAAATTTATTTAAATAATATAAAGCCATTTGAATATTTTCAAAGCAACCATTTGCATCTACACGTATTTTTATTGATGGATATATTTTTTTTATTTTATTTAAAACAATAAATTGATTCTCAATTAATTCTTTATTAATTTTCATTTTTATAAATGAAAAACCTTTCATAATTTGATTTTCTATTTCTTTTATTGCATATTTTGTCTTATTAAAAGAATTTAACCACATTAAATTATTTGTAGGAATTCCTTCGTTTCCATGAGTAAATTCAGAATGATATAAGATAGGAAATTCATTTTTCAAACTTAAAAATGCTTGCTCTAACCCAAATAAGATAGATGAATATGAGATATATTTATAATAATAATATATTTCTGTTTTTTTTAAAAAAATAATTTTCTTGTAAATATTTTCCAATTCTATCTCAAATTTTTTTAGGTTTTTTAAAGCATATTTATCCAATATTGGATTACATTCTCCTATTCCTATTTTATTATTTTTTATTAATATAATGAACCAGATAACATTTTTTTGAAATGTTCTATTAGAATTAAATATTTTTTTTCTAAAGAAAAATGTTCGTTTTTTCAAAAAACAATTAATCTCTTTATACTTGTTCATTTATTTAACATATATAGTTTTTTCCTTTTCCAATAAAATTAATTCTTTTCCTTTTTCAAAAAATCTTTTTTTTGCTTGTTTCTTATTAATTCGAATATCTTCAAAAGTATCATAATGAACTCCTAATATTTTTTCAGATTTCAAAAGATCTGAAGCAAGAATAGCTTCTTCTATGTCCATAGTATATCTTCCTCCTATTGGTAAAATAGAAAGTTTTAATTTTCCAAAATAAGGAATAAGGCTCATTTCATACATTACAGATGTATCTCCTGATATATATAAATTTCCTTCATCTGTATGTAGAAGAAATCCTCCTGGATTTCCTCCATAAGTTCCATCATTAAAAACACTAGAATGAGTTGCCCAAATATATTTTAATTTTCCAAAAGGAAAAGATATAAAAGAACCATAATTCATTCCATATGTTTTTATTCCTTTTTTTCCAAAATAATTAGATATTTCATAATTAGAAATAACTAAAACATTATCAAATTTACGTGAAAATAATTCCACATCACATACATGATCATAATGCGCATGAGTTAATAAAATATAATCTATATTTTGAAATTTTTTCAAAAAATTAGTATTTCTAAAAACAGGATTTTCAGAAAAAAAAGGATCAATTAATAAATATTTATCATGTATTTTTAACATACATGTACTATGAGCAAAAAAAGTAACTTTCATAATTTATAAAATAAAACCAATTCCTATACCAAGTTCATATAAAAAAGTGAGTATAACTAATTTTTTCAATTCAGAATTGAACAATTTTTTTTCTTTTATATAAATTATATTTTTAATGTGCAATATTAAAAATATAACAGTAAAAATAAAAAAAAACCATTGATAAACAGTTTTTTGATTCAAAAATATAAAATATGAACCTAAAAATATAGAAATCAATATAATAAATGCATGATATAATTTTGCATATTTTATGCCTAACCATACAGGTATAGTATATTTTCTATTTTCACAATCATTATTCAAATCTCTCATATTATTAATATTTAAAACTCCTACATTCAAAAATCCTATAGATAAAGAAAGAATAAATATATCAACACATAAAGTATAAGTATACAAAAAATAGCTTCCTTTTATTGAAAGAACACCAAAAAAAATCATAACAAATAGATCGCCCATTCCGATTTTATATCCATAAGGATTAGATCCAATGGAATATTTTATTGAACTATATATACATATAAAAATACCTATGAAATATAGAATAAAAATAAAAAAATTTTTCCATAAAATAGTTTTGCAAAACAATAATAATCCTGAAAAAAAAGATAATATAGAAAATATATAGATAGCTTTTTTCATTTCTGATAAAGAAATAAAACCACATTGAACTGTTCTTTTGGGGCCTACTCGTTTTAAATTATCTACTCCTGTTATACTATCTCCATAATCATTTGAAAAATTGGCTAATATTTGCAATAACAAAGCAGTAATAACACACAGAATATAAGCAGTAATACTTACATTTGTTCTAGATT
This window encodes:
- a CDS encoding AMP-binding protein — translated: MWIDFSSKKTNFLKDQDFKEQNKDWKKAIFSFLKNWYENKPILSLTSGTTGVSKVISLRKEHMYERAIKTVEFLKLKKKEIRGLLCLSPDFIAAKMFLVRAIIFKWKIYCVPPSSNPLKNIKEHFDITSMVPMQVYFSLKYLKNIKIVLIGGYSISNILEEKLQNISTICYSTYGMTETSGHIAIKKINGSNKSTFYKSFQDVSLSVDNRNCLGIFSSCSMNSFVQTNDVVHMISENTFTWIGRYDNIINSGGIKIIPELIEREISSFIPCDKRFFISSIPDKILGEKIILIIEGNPFSLDIPDNIFNGKKKFYKPKNIFFISHFTENLLDKFRRKEIMKKLIKIKT
- a CDS encoding enolase C-terminal domain-like protein; the protein is MNKYKEINCFLKKRTFFFRKKIFNSNRTFQKNVIWFIILIKNNKIGIGECNPILDKYALKNLKKFEIELENIYKKIIFLKKTEIYYYYKYISYSSILFGLEQAFLSLKNEFPILYHSEFTHGNEGIPTNNLMWLNSFNKTKYAIKEIENQIMKGFSFIKMKINKELIENQFIVLNKIKKIYPSIKIRVDANGCFENIQMALYYLNKFYDLDIIDFIEQPILPGNWKYMSEICEKSKLPIALDEELENVNILKKKKRLLDIISPQYIVLKPSINNGFYGSEEWILEAEKRKIKWYISSSLESNIGINAIAQWTFMMQNKYSHKNFFNAHGLNTGILYINNWISSLEIKKGFIWFNPFTKWRIETLLN
- the menA gene encoding 1,4-dihydroxy-2-naphthoate octaprenyltransferase produces the protein MKLKYWIYAARIYTLPLSFSGVTLSFFISKSRTNVSITAYILCVITALLLQILANFSNDYGDSITGVDNLKRVGPKRTVQCGFISLSEMKKAIYIFSILSFFSGLLLFCKTILWKNFFIFILYFIGIFICIYSSIKYSIGSNPYGYKIGMGDLFVMIFFGVLSIKGSYFLYTYTLCVDIFILSLSIGFLNVGVLNINNMRDLNNDCENRKYTIPVWLGIKYAKLYHAFIILISIFLGSYFIFLNQKTVYQWFFFIFTVIFLILHIKNIIYIKEKKLFNSELKKLVILTFLYELGIGIGFIL
- a CDS encoding metal-dependent hydrolase, producing the protein MKVTFFAHSTCMLKIHDKYLLIDPFFSENPVFRNTNFLKKFQNIDYILLTHAHYDHVCDVELFSRKFDNVLVISNYEISNYFGKKGIKTYGMNYGSFISFPFGKLKYIWATHSSVFNDGTYGGNPGGFLLHTDEGNLYISGDTSVMYEMSLIPYFGKLKLSILPIGGRYTMDIEEAILASDLLKSEKILGVHYDTFEDIRINKKQAKKRFFEKGKELILLEKEKTIYVK